The Pseudomonas sp. TH06 genome contains the following window.
GGCACGCTGACCCAGCCGTCCTGGGCGACATCACCCTGCTTGGCCGGGACAAAACTCCAACGTTTCACGGCGTTCAGCGCCGCGTCGTCGAGCTGTTGCCGGCCACTGCTCTTCTGAATCTGGATCTCGCCCGGTTTGCCGCTGGCCAGCACATGCACTCGCAACAACACCGTGCCTTCCCAACCGCGACGCTGGGCCAGCGACGGATATTCCGGCGCCGGGTTTTTCAGGTACGCGGCGTTGGCCGAGGCCGGGGTTACCGGTGCCGGCGCCGGCGGTGCGGGTGGTGCTGGCGCCGCGACCGGGGCTGCCGGTTGTGGCGGCGCCGGTGGTTGCTCAACGGCTTTGGGCGCGGGTTTCGGCGCGGGCTTCACCACCGGTTTAGGTTTTGGAATCGGCTTGGGCGGTGGCGGCTTGGTCGCCAGTTCGTCTTCCACGGGCGGCGGTGGCTCGACCACTGGCGCAGGTGGTGGCGGCTCGACAACCGGTGGCGCGGGTGGCGCCGGGCGCGAAAACTCGATTGTCATCGGTGGAATTTCCGGCGGCACAATCGGCAATACTGGCGTCGGCTTCTGGCTGATCCAGTAGATCACCGCGCCATGTACCACCAGCGCCAACACGCCGAGCAAAATTGTCTCGCGCCGACTCAGAATGCCTTTGGGTGCGCGCTGCAAACGCAACTGCCCCAACGGCACGCGATGCGGTCGGCCGAGATCGACCAATTCGCCACTCGGCGTCTGACGCCACAGCAATTCCTCTGCGCTGGCGGCGGTCTGGACATTGCCCATTGATTCACTCCCTGCGGTCTTTTTACGTTCTGTGCAAAAACTGCCGAACCACCGCTTGCTGAATCCCCCACGGCGGGTCGATGGGTGAATCATTGGGTTTGTCGCTTATCTCCGAAAGTAATCTTTAACGTTATGAATAGATGATTTAGAAATATTAAAATTGATCGTTTTTCGCAAACCCTTGTCTATCAAGGCCTGTAGCCAAGCAGGCAAAAAACGATGCTTTTCAAGCATTGAAAATATTCGCCCAAGGTATGGGCTGGATACATCCTCACTTACAACAATCACGTTGCGTGAGGCGTCGCGAGCGCTTTAGATCGCTGCTGCATTATCAATCGACTCAGGAAGAGTAAATATGCAATTTGGAAAATGGACACTGATCTATATGGCGCTATTGTTGGCACCTTTATCACTCGCCACAGCTGCTTCCGAGGCAGTGAATCCGATTGAATTGGAAGTAAGAAACAAAACCAGCTTTCCTATTTATGTGTTTCAAGGAAAGTGGCGTGCCGTGGTCCTCCCTGAGGATCGCTTTCAAGCCAAAGACTACAAAGCGTCGGCCTTGACCATTTCAACTTCGACGCCTGAAGCCGGGTTCAAATTTGTAACGCTCAGTCAGGAAAAAGGCTGTAAAGCACAAACCTGTATTTTGATCACGGGCAACTGATCTTCTGAAAAACTGAAGAACCATGAGCAAGTACTGCGCATAAAAAAAGAGCCGCCAGACCTTATAAGGACGTGGCAGCTCTTTTTGCGTAACACCCATATTTTTTGAAGAATTTTCCTTGATTCATTATTCAACTAACGACTGGCATTGGTCTGCTGCACACCCACGGCAGGCGCGATGACCGCAGTTTCCGAGCGCGGCGTACCGGCGGGCACCCAGTCATAACTCACAGGCAGCGCCCGATAGACCCAGTTGCTGATCGCATCGCTGCCAGGGGCTTTGCCAAGGTAGGGGCTGACGTATTCCCAGACGTTCTCACCCTTGGCCGTCACCTGAAAAAACCGCCCGTTCATGCCTTCGTCAATCAGCGTATTGCCGTTGGGCAAGCGACGCGCGCTGCTGATGAAGGAGCTGTAAAAAGCCCAGCCCGGTTGCTTCGAATTGGCCGCGCTGTACTGCCAGACAATTTCGTTTTTCAGCGGGTCGATTTCCAGCACCCGTGAACCGGAAATCAGCCCGAGCGTCACGTTCGGATAACCCGCCGAACCCTGGTTGTCGAACACCAACAGATTGCCGGCGCCGGGCAATCCGGCCGGGATGATGTGGGCGTCATGCTGGCCGACAAACTGATCCACCGGTCGCGGCAGCGTCTGCGCGGTTTTCGGGTTGATCGGCGGCAGGTTCGGCCCGAGACGCCAGACCACTTTGCCGCTGTTCTTGTCGATGATCGCGATGACGTTGGCGTTGCGTGAATCGATCAGCAGGTTGTCCGGACTGAAGCGTTTGTCACCGGCATCGAACCACTTGTTCGGCCCGACCAGGCTGAGGTTGTTGATGTGCAGGTAATCCGGATTGTCGCTGGCGTGTACCAGTTTCAGTTGCTCGGGCGTGAAACCGAATTCGTTGAGATGCTCCGACGCCAGCCATTGCCATTTCACTGCACCGTCAGCGCTGACTTCGTAGATAGCATCGTCGATCACCTCGGGCACTTTGAAGCCTTTGACCTTGTGCACCTTGTTGGCCAGCACCACGGTGTTGCCGTTGCTCAAGCGGCGCTGATCATGATGCTGTTGCGCCGCGCCACCGGGTGCCTTGTCGCCCCACTGCCAGATGACTTTGCCGTTCCAGTCCAGTTCGCCGACGCTCTGGTTGCCCAGGCCGTTGCCGGCCGAGCCGAGCTTGCCGGGATCCTTTTCGCTCAGTTGCAGCAGTACGTGCCCACGCTCGCCGCCGACCAATTGCGGGTCGATGATCGCTGAGGGGAAACCCGCCTGCGGCCAGGTTTTTACCTCATTGCCGTTCATGTCGATCAGGTGCGTCTGTTTGTCGGCGCCACTGAAAATCACGTACTGATTGAACGCCTTGTCCGGGTCGTAACGGGTGACGCCTGTGGGATAGACGCTGGGTGCGGCAAACGCTCCGCTACTCAACACCGCGCCGGACAACAACAGCGGTAAAGCGCTTTTGATGGGCAACATGATGCATCTCCTTGAAGGGTCAATCAGAAGTCGTAGCGGCCAGTGACGCCGAGGGTGCGTGGCGTGCCGAGCAGGCCTTCATAACCGCCGTTGCCGCCGGTCCACAGGGTCGTGTAGTAGGTTTTGTCGAAGGCGTTTTTCAGCCATAGCGAGATGTCCCACTGCCCTTGGTTGAAATCGCCGCGCAGGCCGGTGGAAAAGTTGACCACCGCATAGCTCGGGATCTGGCCGTAGTCGGAGTCCTCGACCGTGCCGACGGCTTTCGAGCGGAAGGCATAACTGGCGGTGACGTAAGGTTCGAAGCCGTTATCCAGATTCCATTTGTATTCGCCGTTGGCGTTGCCGATCCATTTCGAGGCACCGACCACTTGATGGCCGCTGAGGTCGCAAGACGCTGGCGCACCCGGCGCCTGGCTGACTTCCGGCGGGCATGGCGCATCTTTGTAGGAGAGGTAGCTGACGTCGTTGTAGGAGCCGTTGATGTTCAGGGTCAGGCCGCGCAGCGGGATCACCGTGCTCTCGAATTCGACCCCGCGCGAGCGCACGGAACCGGCGTTGGTCAGGTACTGCACGCGGTTTTCGGCGTCGTAGGCGTTGGTCTGGTAGGCGTTGACCTGGGTCCAGAACACGTTGGCGTTGAGTTGCAGACGGTGGTCCCACAGCGTGCTTTTGAAACCCAGCTCGGCGTTGTTGGCGCGCTCGGTGCCGATCAACAAAGAGTCGGCGCCGGCCACCGGAGCCGAGCCGACCGCAAGGTTGACCCCGCCGGATTTCTCGCCGTGGGATAACGTCGCGTAGCCGATCACATCATCAGTGATCCGGTAGCTGAGGTTGAGCAGCCCGGACGGACTGGAGCTGTACTGATTCAGATCGCCGGAATCGTAGGCGCCGGCACGCCCGCGTCGCGCCGTTGCGGCAGCACCAGCGACAGTCGCACCGCCGACCGGCGCATTGCGCGTGACCCAGGCGCTTTTTTCTTCATAGGTGCCGCGCACTCCGGCGGTGAAGTCCAGACGCTCGGTGAGGTGCCAGGTGCCTTGGGCGAACAGCGCAAAGCTGTCGGTCTTGATGTGGCCGTTGCCAACACTGGTGACGTTGGCCAGCGCACCGGCCGGCGTGCCGTTCCAGATGTCGGCTTGCGGGCCGTAATAGGCGAAGGATTTGTTGTCCAGATTGTTGCCGAAGTAGTACGCGCCTACGACGTAATCGAAGAACTCGCCCTTCGGTGAGGCCAGACGAAATTCCTGCGAATACTGTTTGTCTTCCACCGAAACCCCGGCGTTATAGCTCGCCGGCACGTTGAGGCCGTCGTCGTTGCGCGGGGTGAAATTCCAGAAGCGGTAGGAGCTGATCGAAGTCAGCGTGAAGTCGCTCGGCAACGTCCAGTTGGCCTCCACCGAGGTGCCGCCCTGATGCACGGTGACGTGTTGATCGTTGTCCAGATTGACCTTGCGGTGCGAGCCGTTGACCAGCGTCGCCCCGGCCGCACTGGCTCGTGATTGGTAAAGGTTGACGCCGTTGATGGTCGGCCCGGTGTTGTACAGCACGCGGGTGCCGGCACTGGAATCCTCTTCGTTGTAATCGCCGATCCATCGCAGGTTGAAATCTTCGTTGGGCTTGAACAGCAACTGCGCACGGAAACCGTCGCGAGAGCCGCCGTTCAGATCATGGCCGTCGTATTCGTTCTTGATGTCGCCATCGCTGCGCGTGCGATAGGCGGAAAAACGCCCGGCGAGTTGATCGTTGAGCGGCCCGGAAATCGTGCCTTTGGTCTGGAAGTAGCCGTCCTCGCCGACCGAGGTTTCAATGCTGCGTTCAGGGGTAAACGTCGGCGCCCGGGTGCTGATGTTGATCACCCCGGCGGTGGTGTTTTTGCCGAACAACGTACCTTGTGGGCCACGCAAAACTTCGAGCTGCTCAATGTCCATCAGATCGAACACCGCCATCCCCGGGCGGCCCAGATAGACGTTGTCGATGTACAGGCCGACGCTGCCCTCCAGACCATCACTGGCCGGGTTGTTGCCCAGCCCGCGAATCGACACGCTGGACTGCCGGGCGTGCATGTAGGCGACGTTGACGCTCGGCACAAGCTGCTGCAAATCCTGGATGCGGTAGACCCGCTGAGTTTCCAGATTCTGGCCGCTGACCACGCTCATGGGCGTCGGCACATCTTGCGAGCTTTCTTCGCGGCGGCGGGTGGTGACCGTCACGGTTTCCAGTTGCGAACTGTTGGCCGCAGGCTTGCCGGTCGGCACTGGCGCCGGGGTTTCGGATTCGGCGGCATAACTGTGAGTCCAACTGGCGCTCCCCGCCAGCAATAGGGCCAGAGGCAGGCGTTTGAGCCGTCGTGGCGTTAGGGGTGACGCGAGGTTCAACGGACTCATGGCGCGGCTCCTGGTCAAAAAACACACAGACATCGTCAGCGCTGCATATTCTTTTCAGTTATTTATTTATGGATTTACAAATATTTACTGCATAAGAGATTGCCTTTATAAGGAGTCGACCTAATGCATATCCAATGCATTTCCCGGATATTTTTTATGTGAAAAATGCATATCGACTTGCGCCAACTTCGTCACTTCATCGCCTTGGCTGAACAGCGCAGCTTCGTCGCCGGCGCGCAGGCGGTGAACCTGTCGCAGTCGGCGTTCAGTCGCAGCATTCAGGCACTGGAACACAGCGTCGGCTGTCAGTTGGTGGATCGTGGGCGCAAGGAATTGCCGCCGACCAAACAGGGCCAGGTGCTGCTCGAACATGCGCGGCGGTTGGTGAGCGGCGCGCAACAAATGGCCAACGAGATCAGCCAGTTCAACGGTCTGGAGGCGGGGGAATTGCGCTTCGGTTGCGGCCCGGCGCCGGCGGCGGGATTGATCCCGCGAGCCATCGGCAGCTTCATCGGCCGCTATCCGAAAGCTCGGGTGCAGTTCCAGGTTGATGACTGGCAGAGTTTGAGCAAACGCCTGCTCAGCGAAGAGTTCGAATTCTTTGTCGCCGACACTCGGCATTTCGAAGCCGATCCGGATTACCTGACGCACCGGTTACGGCCACGCAAATGGCATTTCTGCTGCCGCGCGGGGCATCCACTGGCCGGTTTTGATCGGGTGACAGCCGAGCAATTGATGAGCTATCCGCTGGCCGTGAGCATTCGTCCGCCGAACCTGCGTAAAGTCATCGTCGACCTCAGCGGTCGCCCGGATTTCACGCCGAATGTGGAGTGTGAAAACAGCTCCAGCCTGTTGAGCGTGGTGCTGCGTTCGGATGCGATCGGGATCGTCGGCGCGTATTCCGACGCGTTGCATCAGGCCAAGGGTGATCTGCTGTGTTTGAAGATCGAGGGGCTGGCGGATGATCTGGAGGAGTTGTACACCCGCTACGGGATTGTCAGTCGGGCGGGGTATCGGTTGTCGCCGTTGGCTGAGGCGATGATTGAGCAGATCAAGGTGATTGATGCAGTGGATGAGGAGGTCTGTTCACTGAAGAATTTGGCTGTCTGATCTACCGCTATCGCGAGCAGGCTCACTCCTACAGGTGAGCGCATTTCAAATGTAGGAGTGAGCCTGCTCGCGATAGCGCCAGTACAAACACCAATGCATCCACTGCATAAAACCCATTCCCCAAATGCACTTGCCGAACACCCCCACCGAAAGCGAAAACCCTCACCTGTCTCTCTGACCGGTGAATCCCATGTCCCATCCTGAAAAACCCGTGCGCAATGTGCTCTACATCATGTGCGATCAGCTGCGCCGCGATTACCTGTCCTGCTACGGCCACCCACATTTGCACACGCCGAACATTGATCGTCTGGCCGCAGCCGGCGTGCGTTTCAGCCGCGCTTATACTCAAGGCACGATCTGCGGGCCGTCACGGATGTCGGCCTACACCGGACGCTATGTCAGCAGCCATCAAGTGGCATGGAACGCCGTGCCGCTACCGCTGGAAGAACTGACCATTGGCGATTACCTGCGCCCTCACGGCATTCGTACCGCGCTGGTCGGCAAGACCCACGCCACGGCGAATATCGATGCCTTGCAACGATTGGCAATCAACCCGGAGAGCGAACAGGCCGAAGTGCTCAACGAGGTCGGCTTCGAACCCTACTTCCGCCACGACGGCATCTTCCCCGATGACCCGCTGTTCGACGACAAACGCGAATCGGCGCCCTATACCCATTACCTGCGCGAACACGGTTTCGACGGCCGCAACCCTTGGCACGACTGGGCCAACGCCGCCGAAGGCGAGAACGGTGAAATCCTCAGTGGCTGGCAAATGCGTCATGCGCATTTGCCGGCACGAATTCCCGAGCAACACTCAGAGACTGTCTACACTACAAATCGAGCCATCGACTTCATCACCGAGCAAGGCGAAAAATCCTGGTGTTTGCACCTTTCGTATATCAAACCGCACTGGCCCTATATCGTACCATCGCCATACCACACCATGTACAGTACGAAATCGATACTCGAAGCGGTCCGCGCGACACCCTCCGAAGCCAGCAAACACCCCGTATACACTGCCTTTCGCCAGCATGAGGAAAGCCTCAACTTCTCCCGCGATTCAGTACGATTGAATGTAATCCCCACCTACATGGGCCTGATCAAGCAAGTGGATGATCAGCTCGGGCGGCTGTTCGATTTTCTGCAGAGCAATGGCCGTTGGGATGACACGTTGATCGTGTTCACCAGCGATCACGGCGACTTTTTGGGCGATCACTGGCTGGGCGAAAAGGAGTTTTTGCTGGAACAGGCCGTGGGCGTGCCGTTGATCGTGCGCGATCCTCGAGCGGCAGCGGATGTCACCCGGGGAACAGTCGATGAGCGCCTGGCGGAAACCATTGATGCGCTGCCGACGTTTCTTCAGGCACTTGGATTGCCGGGGGCAGAGCATCGACTTGAGGGGCGCTCGCTGATTCCACTGCTGCACGGCGAAAACCCTGAGTGGCGCCGCTATGCAATCAGCGAATACGACTACGCCTTCCAGGCCCCGGCACGGGAGCGACTCGGGCAACCGATTGACCGCTGCCGCATGACCATGGTGCGCAGCGAGCGCTGGAAATACCTGGCGTATGACGGCTTTCGGCCACAGCTGTTTGATCTGTTGAATGATCCGCAGGAGCTGCGCGATCTGGGTGAGGATCCGGCTTACGCGGCGGTACGCGAGGAGCACGCGGGGTACTTGTTTGAATGGATGCGGGGGTTGAAGCGGCGGACGACGATCAGTCATCAGGAGATTGATTTGCGCGGGCAGCGCTTTCGCTACGGTGAGCCGGAAACCGAGAAAGTCGTTCAGATCGGCGTGTGGTAGTTAAAAGCATCGCTGGCAAGCCAGCTCCCACAGGGTTTGTGTTTTACACATCCATTGTGTTCAACACTTTCCACTGTGGGAGCTGACTTGCCAGCGATGGGGCCAGATCAGACGCCGCCGATATCAGGGCCTTTGATGGTCTGGCTACGCTGCCCCGAAACCCCGACCGGCACTTCACCTTTCAACGTCACCCGGCGCACGATCCGATCCTGCGTACCGTAATCATCAATCGCGTAATGCTGCGTCGAACGGTTATCCCAGATCGCCACATCACCAGCCTTCCAGCGCCAGCGCACGGTGTTTTCCTGACGAATCACATGGCTCTGCAACAGCCCGAACAGATGCGCCGAATCTGCCTGCGAGTAGCCTTTGATGCGCTTGACGAAGTGCCCCAGCAGCAAGCTTTTCTCGCCGCTGATCGGGTGCACGCGGACCACCGGGTGCTCGGTCTCGTAGACGGTCGAAGTAAAGATCTTGCGGTAGCGCTCGAGCTTCTCCGCCGAGACGTCAGGCTTGGCGCCAGCGTAGTCGTATTCGTTGCTGTGCACGGCGACCAGTTTGTCCGCCAGTTCCCGCAACTCGCTCGGCAGTCCGTTGTACGCGGTTGCGGTGTTGGCCCACAGGGTGTCGCCGCCAAAGGCCGGGGCAACTACCGAGCGCAGGATCGAAGCTTTCGGGTAAGCGTCGACGAAGGTCACGTCGGTGTGCCACGAGTTAGCGCGCTGGCCTTCGGCACCGTCGAGTTCCAGCAGATAACGGGTGCCGTCACGCACCGGTACGGTCGGGTGCGCCACCGGCTCGCCGAGCAGATGAGCGAACGCTTCCTGACGTTGATCATCAAGCTGGGTCTGCTCACGGAAGAACACGACTTTGTACTGAACCAGTGCCTGTTGAATGGCTTCGACGGTGGCGGCGTCCAGCTCACCGGACAGGTGCACGCCACGGATCTCGGCGCCGATACGACCGGCCACCGGATGAATTTCCAGCGCGTGGACAGCGGGTTTTACTGCGAGTGCGGCATTGCTCATGGGTAGACCCTCATCGACTGCTTGCGGTTGAACGGCATCGAAACAACGCTCTATATATATTCCATTTACATCTAATAGATATTGACATGCTTCGTTGACGGAATAAGAGCTTGCATTTAAAACCTCAAGCAAGCCTCGTCGCAAATGCCTTCGAGCTATTTTTAGGATGCCGGAAAAGCATATGGATCTTCGCCAGTTGCGCTACTTCATCGCCCTCAACGAACACCGCAGTTTTGTCCGTGCGGCGGACGCCATGGGCATCACCCAACCGGCGTTCAGCCGCAGCATTCAAGGGCTGGAGCAAGAGTTCGGTTGCGTGCTGGTGGATCGCGGCAACAAGGATCTGCGTCCTACGCCAGAGGGCCAGGTCGTCTTGCAGCACGCCTTGAGCCTGGTGCAGGGCGCGGCGTTGCTCAGCGCCGAAGTGACGCAGATGACCAAGCTCGATGCCGGCGAGGTGCATTTCGGTTGCGGCCCGGCGCCAGCGGTGAAACTGGTGCCCGACGCGGTGGCGCAATTCATCAACGCGCACCCGAAAGTGCGCACCTGCTTTCAGGTAGATAACTGGGAAAAACTCAGCCGCGCCCTGAGTCGTGAAGAGATCGAATTCTTTATCGCCGACATCCGCCATTTCGAGTCCGACCCGAATTTTCAGACGCAGCCACTGACGCCCAAGCGCGGCGTGTTTTTCTGCCGGCCGGGGCATCCGTTGCTGGCCAAGGAAAGCCTGTCGACCAACGACATGTTCGACTATCCGCTGGCGACCACGCTGATCCCGCCGGGCATCCGTAAACTGCTGGCGAACCTCAGTGGCCGCATCGATTTTTCCCCGACCATCGAGACCGAGCATTTTCCGGCACTGGTGAAGGTAGTGCTGCAATCCAATGCCATTGGCATCGGTACGGAGGAGGCGTTTCACGAAGACATTGCCCAGGGTTCGCTGGTGTTGCTGCACTGGCGCAACCTGCCGCAGAACCTCGAGAGCATGAATGCGCGGTGCGGGATTGTCAGTCGCACCGGGTTTCGGCTTTCACCGGCAGCGCGGGCGATGATCGAGACGCTGGTGGCGGTGGACAAGCAAGAGGTCAGCGTTGCCGTTTAGAGCGCTATCGCGAGCAGGCTCACTCCTACAAGGGACGGATTCCTAATGTAGGAGTGAGCCTGCTCGCGATGGCGTCGGACCAAGCGCTACAGATTCAGAGCTTGGCAGCGGCGAGCTCAGGCGCCACCCAATCGCTTACCTTGAACGGCTTGCGAATCAGCTTCTCCTTCGCCGCCAGGTCCACCGAATCCTGCAGCTTGCCGAGGAACACCGGATCCAGTGTCGACGGGAATACCTCGCTGAGTTTCTGATCGGCCAGATCCTTGGTCAAAATCACCGGTGGATAACTTGCCAGCCCCGATACCAACTGCACGTACGCATCCTTGTTGCTGTCCTGCGTCAGCCATTCCACTGCCTGCTGTTGAGCCTTGAGCAGTTTCGCCACGACTTCAGGATGTTCATCGACAAACTTGCCGGTGCCAACCAATACCGACTGAACACTGCCCGCGCCGCCCAGATCCTTGGTACTCAATGGCAACTCTGCCAGCCCCTTGGCTTGCAGCGCCGTCAGCCCGGTGCTGCCCCAGGACGCGTCAATCTGTTTGGCCGCCAGTGCTGCCACCGCCGCGCTGAAATCAAGGTTGATGACTTTCAGATCTTTCTCGCTCAGCCCCTGGCTCGCCAGCGCCGCATCGAACGACAGCTGGGTCGCGGTGCCACGGAAGACCGCCACGCGCTTGCCTTTCAGATCCTGCAGGGACTTGATCCCCGAACCGGGCACAACCCCAAGGTAATGTTTCACCCCGCGCGCGCTGGCGCTGAGCAGCCGTGTATCGAGGCCATTGGACTTGCCGATGATCGCCGCCAGATCGCCCAGATACGCCAGATCGACCTGACCATTGGCGAAGGCCTCGTTGATCACCGGCCCGGCCCCTTTGAAGAAATTCCACTGAATCTTGATGCCCTGCTCGGCGAAGGCCTTTTCGAAGATCTGCTGATCGCGCAACACATCGACCACGCCACCGCCGCTGTGCTGGGTGCCGGCGCTCAGGTCGGGCACGGCGATGCGGATTTCCTTGAGTTCGTCGGCGTGGGCGCTGAGCGCCAACAGGCCCGCCAGTGCCGGGGCGGCGAACAGACTGAAAACGCGTTTGAAGGGAAGGTTCATGGGTGCGGCTCCTTGATCACGACGGGCGTTGAGGAGCCGAAAGTAGGCTGAAGCAGCACCTTCGCTTAAATACTATAAATGCACATTTTTATAGCTTTTAACGCTAAGCAGTCTGTAACGGGGCTTGCAGCAGCGTATGCATTAACAGCATCGAAAATATTCTTCGAATGCATTGGATGCGTGTGGGCCAGAAGCCTTAAATGGCGTGGCTTATTTCCAAATATATAAATAAACAGAATCCATATAACTATTTGTTTGAATTTAATACCGCTAAAGATCGCAGCCTTCGGCAGCTCCTACAGGGGTGAACTCACGGACGCGCCCCCTGTAGGAGCTGTCGAAGACTGCGATCTTTTGATCTTGATCGATCCAACCCGACAACGGAGGTCACTCATGGCCCGTCAATCCCTGCTGAGCCTGCCCCTGCACGCACCGCCGCTAAAAAGTCGGCGCTCCTGGCCAAGCCTTCAGCAACGCTTATTGCCGTGGTTACTGCCACTGAGCCTGTTCGCCCTGTGGTGGCTTGCCGCGCGTAACCAGTGGATGAGCGAACAGATCCTGCCGGCGCCGTCACTGGTGTGGAACAGCGCGGTCGAACTGTCCCAGGGCGAGTTGTGGAGCCACTTGTGGATCAGCCTGCAACGGCTGTTTTGGGGGTTGCTGGCGGGGATCAGCGTCGGTGCGCTTCTGGGTGCGGCACTGGGTTTCAGTCGCCGCCTCGAACGCTTGATCTTCCCGACCTTCGCCGGTCTCGCGCAAGTACCGACGCTGGCGTGGATTCCGCTGTTCATGGTGTTTTTCGGTATCGGCGAAGTGCTGAAACTGGTGGTGCTGATCAAAGCCATCGTCGTCCC
Protein-coding sequences here:
- a CDS encoding LysR family transcriptional regulator, encoding MDLRQLRYFIALNEHRSFVRAADAMGITQPAFSRSIQGLEQEFGCVLVDRGNKDLRPTPEGQVVLQHALSLVQGAALLSAEVTQMTKLDAGEVHFGCGPAPAVKLVPDAVAQFINAHPKVRTCFQVDNWEKLSRALSREEIEFFIADIRHFESDPNFQTQPLTPKRGVFFCRPGHPLLAKESLSTNDMFDYPLATTLIPPGIRKLLANLSGRIDFSPTIETEHFPALVKVVLQSNAIGIGTEEAFHEDIAQGSLVLLHWRNLPQNLESMNARCGIVSRTGFRLSPAARAMIETLVAVDKQEVSVAV
- a CDS encoding TauD/TfdA family dioxygenase — encoded protein: MSNAALAVKPAVHALEIHPVAGRIGAEIRGVHLSGELDAATVEAIQQALVQYKVVFFREQTQLDDQRQEAFAHLLGEPVAHPTVPVRDGTRYLLELDGAEGQRANSWHTDVTFVDAYPKASILRSVVAPAFGGDTLWANTATAYNGLPSELRELADKLVAVHSNEYDYAGAKPDVSAEKLERYRKIFTSTVYETEHPVVRVHPISGEKSLLLGHFVKRIKGYSQADSAHLFGLLQSHVIRQENTVRWRWKAGDVAIWDNRSTQHYAIDDYGTQDRIVRRVTLKGEVPVGVSGQRSQTIKGPDIGGV
- a CDS encoding alkaline phosphatase family protein; protein product: MSHPEKPVRNVLYIMCDQLRRDYLSCYGHPHLHTPNIDRLAAAGVRFSRAYTQGTICGPSRMSAYTGRYVSSHQVAWNAVPLPLEELTIGDYLRPHGIRTALVGKTHATANIDALQRLAINPESEQAEVLNEVGFEPYFRHDGIFPDDPLFDDKRESAPYTHYLREHGFDGRNPWHDWANAAEGENGEILSGWQMRHAHLPARIPEQHSETVYTTNRAIDFITEQGEKSWCLHLSYIKPHWPYIVPSPYHTMYSTKSILEAVRATPSEASKHPVYTAFRQHEESLNFSRDSVRLNVIPTYMGLIKQVDDQLGRLFDFLQSNGRWDDTLIVFTSDHGDFLGDHWLGEKEFLLEQAVGVPLIVRDPRAAADVTRGTVDERLAETIDALPTFLQALGLPGAEHRLEGRSLIPLLHGENPEWRRYAISEYDYAFQAPARERLGQPIDRCRMTMVRSERWKYLAYDGFRPQLFDLLNDPQELRDLGEDPAYAAVREEHAGYLFEWMRGLKRRTTISHQEIDLRGQRFRYGEPETEKVVQIGVW
- a CDS encoding aryl-sulfate sulfotransferase; the encoded protein is MLPIKSALPLLLSGAVLSSGAFAAPSVYPTGVTRYDPDKAFNQYVIFSGADKQTHLIDMNGNEVKTWPQAGFPSAIIDPQLVGGERGHVLLQLSEKDPGKLGSAGNGLGNQSVGELDWNGKVIWQWGDKAPGGAAQQHHDQRRLSNGNTVVLANKVHKVKGFKVPEVIDDAIYEVSADGAVKWQWLASEHLNEFGFTPEQLKLVHASDNPDYLHINNLSLVGPNKWFDAGDKRFSPDNLLIDSRNANVIAIIDKNSGKVVWRLGPNLPPINPKTAQTLPRPVDQFVGQHDAHIIPAGLPGAGNLLVFDNQGSAGYPNVTLGLISGSRVLEIDPLKNEIVWQYSAANSKQPGWAFYSSFISSARRLPNGNTLIDEGMNGRFFQVTAKGENVWEYVSPYLGKAPGSDAISNWVYRALPVSYDWVPAGTPRSETAVIAPAVGVQQTNASR
- a CDS encoding LysR family transcriptional regulator codes for the protein MHIDLRQLRHFIALAEQRSFVAGAQAVNLSQSAFSRSIQALEHSVGCQLVDRGRKELPPTKQGQVLLEHARRLVSGAQQMANEISQFNGLEAGELRFGCGPAPAAGLIPRAIGSFIGRYPKARVQFQVDDWQSLSKRLLSEEFEFFVADTRHFEADPDYLTHRLRPRKWHFCCRAGHPLAGFDRVTAEQLMSYPLAVSIRPPNLRKVIVDLSGRPDFTPNVECENSSSLLSVVLRSDAIGIVGAYSDALHQAKGDLLCLKIEGLADDLEELYTRYGIVSRAGYRLSPLAEAMIEQIKVIDAVDEEVCSLKNLAV
- a CDS encoding TonB-dependent receptor, whose product is MSPLNLASPLTPRRLKRLPLALLLAGSASWTHSYAAESETPAPVPTGKPAANSSQLETVTVTTRRREESSQDVPTPMSVVSGQNLETQRVYRIQDLQQLVPSVNVAYMHARQSSVSIRGLGNNPASDGLEGSVGLYIDNVYLGRPGMAVFDLMDIEQLEVLRGPQGTLFGKNTTAGVINISTRAPTFTPERSIETSVGEDGYFQTKGTISGPLNDQLAGRFSAYRTRSDGDIKNEYDGHDLNGGSRDGFRAQLLFKPNEDFNLRWIGDYNEEDSSAGTRVLYNTGPTINGVNLYQSRASAAGATLVNGSHRKVNLDNDQHVTVHQGGTSVEANWTLPSDFTLTSISSYRFWNFTPRNDDGLNVPASYNAGVSVEDKQYSQEFRLASPKGEFFDYVVGAYYFGNNLDNKSFAYYGPQADIWNGTPAGALANVTSVGNGHIKTDSFALFAQGTWHLTERLDFTAGVRGTYEEKSAWVTRNAPVGGATVAGAAATARRGRAGAYDSGDLNQYSSSPSGLLNLSYRITDDVIGYATLSHGEKSGGVNLAVGSAPVAGADSLLIGTERANNAELGFKSTLWDHRLQLNANVFWTQVNAYQTNAYDAENRVQYLTNAGSVRSRGVEFESTVIPLRGLTLNINGSYNDVSYLSYKDAPCPPEVSQAPGAPASCDLSGHQVVGASKWIGNANGEYKWNLDNGFEPYVTASYAFRSKAVGTVEDSDYGQIPSYAVVNFSTGLRGDFNQGQWDISLWLKNAFDKTYYTTLWTGGNGGYEGLLGTPRTLGVTGRYDF
- a CDS encoding energy transducer TonB, whose protein sequence is MGNVQTAASAEELLWRQTPSGELVDLGRPHRVPLGQLRLQRAPKGILSRRETILLGVLALVVHGAVIYWISQKPTPVLPIVPPEIPPMTIEFSRPAPPAPPVVEPPPPAPVVEPPPPVEDELATKPPPPKPIPKPKPVVKPAPKPAPKAVEQPPAPPQPAAPVAAPAPPAPPAPAPVTPASANAAYLKNPAPEYPSLAQRRGWEGTVLLRVHVLASGKPGEIQIQKSSGRQQLDDAALNAVKRWSFVPAKQGDVAQDGWVSVPIDFKIH